A genomic window from Ischnura elegans chromosome 10, ioIscEleg1.1, whole genome shotgun sequence includes:
- the LOC124167355 gene encoding uncharacterized protein LOC124167355 — MDGASSSNGGDSDLSESWTLIDKDSIETDECLPSEENNTENSIPDSSAEVGEETQDACEICDAVDSRDHPDFLPTESNLKWPNEGTESIDSDGISIISESEEEEELQLLPCNPPPPEAEERSGSRLSNKYFDETDTSSQCSSRSHDLLGTEAEKKYVHQPNSALNTSLNILLAIAFAAVLGLGMGHFMGLQEECSSGNTLEEKAVNNTQKEELSALLLKKLELENIALKEQFANLQSVIEEIRRNNSARPCYNKYLYDEKTGNVGSRGDGKSSDSPTMGAKCEIPRENPAKVGAPSGMPLPREEPTVEKPPEREDKQRKASADNPSPSDEAVNGKDEIFPKLEKSLEDIASLFYSTVNGDKTLPEASQEALSGAFSVFSSLMENVQEKVNGLKKSVDEGTVNFDIPFKAIGKMEDVIQKTSQKIQKVAKDALKEGQPLYTISSGITSKLKTINKKLEHKWCQIKKNLSKQSTVLSWLDEQIFHNCSDEEAEDEGIGVGIGSDRNGFSDSMDYARLKNSELGSKKRKFEEKDVNFEKYIYGNEKKSRSSSSDENNNNKEVNGRHEYKRENSKDKYKNVEFKDPNAFGFDYVPKKGKNKENWVPKGEGKRRKMEAKKGEGYQYKGKNQYQVGSREEIAPSGEWVEAMFNSRAERRRDERRSDWVFARARSRTKSREMHPSRWYLRRGEEKL; from the exons ATGGATGGTGCCTCTTCAAGTAATGGTGGAGATTCTGACTTATCAGAAAGCTGGACATTAATTGACAAGGATTCCATTGAGACAG ATGAGTGTCTACCgtcagaagaaaataatacagaAAATTCTATCCCGGATTCATCAGCCGAAGTAGGAGAAGAAACTCAGGACGCTTGCGAAATTTGCGACGCTGTTGACAGCCGCGACCACCCTGACTTCCTACCCACGGAGAGCAACTTGAAATGGCCAAATGAAG GTACTGAAAGCATCGATTCAGATGGCATATCCATTATCAGTGAGAGTGAAGAGGAAGAGGAGCTTCAATTGCTGCCATGCAACCCACCACCCCCTGAAGCAGAAGAACGATCTGGGTCAAGGCTCTCCAACAAATACTTTGATGAAACCGATACTTCATCGCAGTGCTCTAGCAGATCTCATGATTTGCTAGGGACTGAAGCAGAGAAGAAGTATGTTCATCAGCCCAACAGTGCCTTGAACACATCCCTGAATATTCTGTTGGCCATCGCCTTTGCGGCAGTTCTGGGACTTGGAATGGGACACTTTATGG GCCTTCAAGAAGAATGTTCATCTGGAAATACTCTTGAAGAAAAAGCTGTTAACAATACTCAAAAGGAAGAGCTGTCTGCTTTGCTGCTGAAAAAATTGGAACTTGAGAATATTGCCCTTAAGGAACAGTTTGCCAATTTGCAATCAG TGATTGAAGAAATCCGTCGCAACAACTCTGCCCGTCCTTGTTACAACAAGTACCTCTATGATGAAAAGACTGGGAATGTGGGTAGCAGAGGAGATGGAAAATCCTCTGACAGCCCAACTATGGG GGCCAAGTGTGAGATACCACGGGAGAATCCAGCAAAGGTTGGTGCACCAAGTGGAATGCCACTGCCAAGAGAGGAGCCTACAGTGGAGAAACCTCCAGAGCGAGAAGACAAACAGCGAAAGGCTTCTGCCGATAATCCCTCCCCTTCAGATGAAGCTGTGAATGGCAAGGATGAGATCTTTCCCAAGTTGGAAAAATCGCTTGAAGATATTGCATCCCTGTTCTACAGTACAGTAAATGGAGATAAAACTTTGCCTGAAGCTTCACAAGAAGCGCTCTCTGGGGCTTTCTCTGTGTTTTCGTCTCTCATGGAAAATGTTCAGGAAAAGGTGAATGGCCTCAAGAAGTCAGTGGATGAAGGCACAGTCAACTTTGATATTCCATTCAAGGCAATTGGTAAAATGGAGGATGTCATACAGAAGACTTCACAGAAAATTCAAAAAGTTGCAAAGGATGCATTGAAGGAGGGGCAGCCTCTGTACACAATTTCGAGTGGAATCACTTCAAAGCTGAAAACGATCAATAAGAAGCTTGAGCATAAGTGGTGTCAAATTAAGAAGAACCTATCCAAGCAAAGCACAGTTTTGAGTTGGCTAGATGAACAAATTTTCCACAACTGCAGTGATGAAGAAGCTGAAGATGAAGGCATAGGAGTTGGCATAGGCAGTGACAGGAATGGTTTCTCAGATTCTATGGACTATGCAAGGCTAAAAAATTCGGAGCTTGGGTCTAAAAAGAGGAAGTTTGAGGAGAAGGATGTTAAttttgagaaatatatttatggaaatgaGAAGAAATCAAGGTCCTCCAGCAGTGATGagaataataacaataaagaAGTGAATGGTAGACATGAATACAAACGGGAGAATTCTAAGGACAAATATAAGAATGTTGAGTTCAAAGATCCCAATGCATTTGGATTTGATTATGTTCCTAAGAAAGGGAAAAACAAGGAGAACTGGGTGCCAAAAGgagaaggaaaaaggagaaaaatggaGGCAAAGAAAGGTGAGGGTTACCAATACAAGGGGAAGAACCAGTACCAAGTGGGGAGTAGGGAGGAAATAGCACCAAGTGGAGAATGGGTGGAGGCTATGTTCAATTCAAGGGCAGAGCGACGCAGGGATGAGAGGCGAAGTGATTGGGTCTTTGCCCGAGCGCGTTCCCGCACCAAATCCAGAGAAATGCATCCATCCCGTTGGTACTTGCGAAGAGGTGAAGAAAAACTGTGA